In one Arachis duranensis cultivar V14167 chromosome 9, aradu.V14167.gnm2.J7QH, whole genome shotgun sequence genomic region, the following are encoded:
- the LOC107467905 gene encoding BTB/POZ domain-containing protein At5g03250-like — MTDMACMKLGSKSDVFYLDRQNWLCSTGLPSDVIVEIGETSFHLHKFPLISRSELLETIMKEDNEKSVIELHELPGGAKAFLLIAKFCYGVKMELTPSNVVSLRCAAEYLQMTEDYGEGNLIIQTENFLNHIFTYWTDTLRALRTCEEDVLPFAEELHITSRCIQSLVLKAADPSLVTSQSVVQSPENRIGGLVSKITCEDWWYEDVSSLSLPLYKRFMHGASGRHMKAEKISGSLVYYAKKNVPLLGSQFSGNNSNKSSSISCCTPSEADQRNMIEEIVEMLPNVKGITPTKFLLRVLRTAMALYASSSCCASLEKKIGAQLDEADLDDLLIPNIGYLMETLYDIDCVQRMLDHFMIVEHDGIDSTTSSNDIEEEREKGLLEGSQQTPMIKVANLVDSYLAEVAPDSNVKLQKFQALAAVIPDYARTLDDALYRAIDIYLKAHPWLTDSEKEQICKLMNCQKLSLEASTHAAQNERLPLRVVVQVLFFEQLKLRTSVAGWFFSSDNNNNSSLENSEKQQHNLALIGNDQTNPFMAFENVRERVSELEKEYLHMKKELEKMMVKSKISWNVILKKLGCRLIPKPPNNNKVTKSCRKTKITPTSTTITTTTTTMEDQKAMTEVN, encoded by the exons ATGACAGACATGGCATGCATGAAGCTTGGATCAAAATCCGATGTGTTTTATCTTGATCGGCAAAATTG GCTTTGCTCAACTGGGCTTCCAAGTGATGTCATTGTTGAAATTGGTGAAACATCCTTTCATCTTCACAAG TTTCCACTTATATCAAGAAGTGAATTGCTAGAAACAATTATGAAAGAAGACAATGAAAAATCAGTGATTGAACTTCATGAACTACCAGGAGGAGCCAAGGCCTTTCTACTCATAGCAAAGTTCTGTTATGGTGTCAAAATGGAGCTAACACCATCAAATGTGGTTAGTCTCCGGTGTGCCGCCGAGTACCTCCAAATGACAGAGGACTATGGAGAGGGAAATCTCATCATACAGACTGAGAATTTCCTAAACCACATCTTCACTTATTGGACAGACACTCTTAGAGCTCTAAGAACATGTGAAGAAGATGTTTTGCCTTTTGCTGAAGAGCTTCACATAACTTCAAGGTGCATACAATCTTTGGTGTTGAAAGCTGCAGATCCAAGCTTGGTTACTTCTCAAAGTGTTGTTCAAAGTCCAGAGAACAGAATAGGAGGACTCGTATCGAAGATAACATGCGAAGATTGGTGGTATGAGGATGTTTCTTCACTTAGCTTGCCATTATACAAAAGATTCATGCATGGTGCTAGTGGAAGGCACATGAAGGCTGAGAAGATTTCTGGTTCCCTTGTTTACTATGCTAAAAAGAATGTTCCTTTATTGGGAAGCCAATTCAGTGGAAACAATTCTAACAAGtcatcatcaatttcttgttgtACTCCTTCTGAAGCAGATCAAAGGAACATGATAGAAGAGATTGTGGAAATGCTTCCAAATGTAAAGGGTATCACACCAACCAAGTTCTTGTTAAGGGTTCTTAGAACAGCAATGGCATTGTATGCTAGCTCATCTTGTTGTGCAAGTTTGGAGAAAAAGATTGGTGCTCAGTTAGATGAAGCTGATCTTGATGATCTTCTGATCCCAAACATTGGATACTTAATGGAAACCCtttatgatattgattgtgttcAGAGGATGCTTGATCATTTCATGATTGTGGAGCATGATGGTATTGATTCCACAACATCTTCTAATGACAtagaggaagaaagagagaagggatTGCTTGAAGGCTCTCAACAAACTCCAATGATAAAAGTGGCTAATCTTGTTGATAGCTATCTTGCTGAGGTTGCACCTGATTCCAATGTGAAGCTTCAAAAGTTTCAGGCACTTGCTGCTGTCATTCCTGATTATGCTAGGACCCTTGATGATGCTTTATATCGTGCCATTGATATATATCTCAAG GCTCATCCATGGCTAACAGACTCAGAGAAGGAACAAATTTGCAAGCTCATGAACTGCCAGAAGCTGTCCCTGGAAGCCAGCACACACGCGGCGCAGAATGAGAGGCTTCCCCTCCGAGTTGTGGTCCAAGTCCTGTTCTTTGAGCAGCTCAAACTCAGAACCTCAGTTGCCGGTTGGTTCTTTTCATctgataacaacaacaacagcagccTTGAGAATTCAGAGAAACAACAGCATAACTTAGCACTGATAGGAAATGACCAAACTAACCCCTTCATGGCCTTTGAGAATGTGAGGGAGCGTGTGAGTGAGCTTGAGAAAGAGTACCTGCACATGAAGAAAGAGCTTGAGAAGATGATGGTTAAGTCCAAGATTAGTTGGAACGTGATCCTCAAGAAATTGGGGTGTAGGTTAATACCTAAGCCCCCTAATAACAACAAGGTCACAAAATCATGTAGGAAAACCAAGATaacaccaacatcaaccaccatcaccaccaccactaccaccatgGAAGATCAAAAGGCCATGACTGAAGTGAATTGA
- the LOC107467939 gene encoding uncharacterized protein LOC107467939 yields the protein MSTIHTAKAKEENGKQSPTAKNPDSSGSFKRWGRKSPFLRYGLPMISLTVLGALGLGHLLQGSKDIAKVKDDQEWEITEARKALSRLGPVDAYNPKTISLEDELKALQQKVNIDDYEYKKIPKPNEGK from the exons ATGAGTACAATTCACACAgcaaaagcaaaagaagaaaatgggAAGCAAAGTCCGACAGCTAAGAATCCAGATTCTTCTGGTTCCTTCAAGAGATGGGGCAGGAAAAGCCCCTTTCTGAGATATGGCCTTCCCATGATATCTCTTACTGTTCTTGGTGCTCTTGGCCTTGGTCATCTCTTGCAAGGCAG CAAGGATATTGCAAAGGTGAAGGATGATCAGGAATGGGAAATAACTGAAGCAAGAAAAGCATTGTCTAGACTTGGACCAGTAGATGCATACAATCCAAAAACCATCTCATTGGAGGATGAGCTCAAG GCCTTGCAACAAAAGGTGAACATTGACGATTACGAGTACAAGAAAATTCCTAAACCGAATGAGGGCAAGTGA
- the LOC107467927 gene encoding E3 ubiquitin-protein ligase WAV3 — translation MGSKWKKAKVALGLNLCMFVPKTLDDSDSSPSHTEVSERLSNAALLPAAENMDMGSSTPTAPVPSLKLSRSVSSSKSSKQTCAICLTKMKQGSGQAIFTAECSHSFHFHCIASNVKHGNQICPVCRAKWKEIPFSGPSLDPIQGRMSPSPINWPQNDALMALVHPLPLPLPHPPRRDLSRRHIVPLYQEPGIFNDDESLNHETVVSERSPCNKSTEDNDSIRELEIKTYPEVSAAPGSNSYSNFTVLVHLKAATASTTAAEAGSQNVSRNQPSLTQISQTPRAPVDLVTVLDISGSMAGTKLALLKRAMGFVIQNLGSNDRLSVIAFSSTARRLFPLSRMTDSGRQQALLAVNSLVANGGTNIAEGLRKGAKIMEDRKEKNPVASIILLSDGQDNYTVNGPGTNQPQPNYQLLLPTSLSGRDNLGFQIPVHAFGFGTDHDALSMHSISEMSGGTFSFIETEAVLQDAFAQCIGGLLSVVVQELQVEIECIHPNLSLSSLKAGSYPSRVGADGRKGFIDVGDLYADEERDFLVSVDVPATSSNETALLKVKCVYKDPLTQETMTLESEEVKIERPEQAGQFVMSLEVDRQRNRLQAAEAMAQARLAAEQGDLSGAGLILENCRKMLAETISAKSHDRLCVALDAELKEMQERMASRHVYEASGRAYILSGLSSHSWQRATARGDSTDSSSLVRAYQTPSMTQMLTRSQAMLLGSPSGQRLLQPLLSFRSQPSPR, via the exons ATGGGAAGCAAATGGAAGAAAGCGAAGGTGGCTCTGGGGCTCAACCTCTGCATGTTTGTTCCCAAGACCTTAGACGACAGTGACTCATCTCCGTCGCACACGGAGGTTTCCGAGAGGCTGTCAAACGCAGCGCTGCTTCCGGCGGCGGAGAACATGGACATGGGTTCTTCTACGCCAACAGCGCCGGTTCCGTCGTTGAAGCTGTCGAGAAGTGTCAGCAGCAGCAAGTCTTCAAAG CAAACTTGCGCAATATGCTTAACCAAAATGAAACAAGGATCTGGTCAGGCTATATTCACTGCTGAGTGTTCACATTCCTTCCATTTCCACTGTATTGCTTCGAATGTGAAACATGGAAACCAAATATGTCCAGTGTGCAGagcaaaatggaaagaaatacCTTTCTCGGGTCCGAGTTTGGATCCTATACAGGGAAGAATGTCACCTAGTCCAATAAATTGGCCCCAGAATGATGCTTTGATGGCCTTGGTCCATCCATTACCTCTACCTCTACCTCATCCTCCTCGACGAGACCTGAGTAGGCGGCATATTGTTCCCCTTTACCAAGAGCCAGGCATATTTAATGATGACGAATCATTGAATCATGAAACCGTAGTTTCTGAGAGAAGTCCTTGCAATAAGAGTACTGAAGATAACGATTCTATTAGAGAATTGGAGATTAAAACATATCCGGAAGTTTCTGCTGCTCCTGGGTCCAATAGTTATTCTAATTTCACAGTTCTGGTTCATCTCAAAGCTGCTACTGCTTCTACAACAGCGGCTGAAGCCGGGAGTCAAAATGTCAGTAGAAACCAGCCTAGCTTGACACAGATTTCTCAGACTCCTCGTGCCCCTGTTGACCTGGTCACAGTGCTTGACATCAGTGGTAGCATGGCTGGAACCAAGCTGGCACTACTGAAAAGAGCTATGGGATTTGTTATACAGAACCTTGGCTCTAATGACCGCCTTTCCGTTATTGCTTTCTCTTCCACAGCCCGCCGTCTCTTTCCGCTGTCAAGGATGACGGATTCCGGGCGGCAACAGGCTTTGCTAGCTGTTAATTCTTTGGTTGCAAATGGGGGCACTAATATTGCCGAAGGGTTAAGAAAAGGTGCTAAGATAATGGAAGACCGAAAAGAGAAGAATCCAGTTGCCAGTATTATACTACTATCTGATGGACAAGATAATTACACCGTCAATGGCCCTGGAACTAACCAACCTCAACCAAATTACCAGTTGCTTTTGCCTACTTCTCTCAGTGGTCGTGATAATTTGGGCTTTCAGATTCCCGTGCATGCTTTTGGATTTGGCACAGACCATGATGCTTTATCAATGCACTCAATTTCGGAGATGTCTGGTGGTACATTTTCTTTCATCGAGACAGAAGCTGTGTTACAGGACGCCTTTGCTCAATGCATTGGAGGACTTTTGAGTGTTGTTGTTCAGGAGCTGCAGGTGGAAATTGAGTGTATACATCCAAATCTTAGTCTTTCTTCCCTAAAGGCAGGGAGCTACCCAAGCCGTGTCGGGGCCGATGGACGCAAAGGTTTTATTGATGTTGGAGACCTATATGCTGATGAAGAGAGGGACTTTCTAGTTTCAGTTGATGTCCCAGCTACATCCAGCAATGAAACAGCATTGCTTAAGGTCAAATGTGTTTACAAGGATCCCTTAACTCAGGAAACAATGACACTGGAAAGCGAAGAAGTTAAAATCGAAAGGCCTGAGCAGGCTGGGCAGTTTGTAATGTCACTTGAGGTAGATAGACAGCGAAACAGGCTCCAAGCAGCTGAGGCAATGGCCCAGGCACGGCTTGCAGCCGAACAGGGAGACCTTTCTGGCGCGGGGCTAATCCTCGAAAACTGTCGAAAGATGCTTGCGGAGACCATTTCTGCTAAGTCACATGACCGCCTCTGCGTTGCATTGGATGCTGAACTCAAGGAAATGCAAGAGAGGATGGCAAGTAGGCATGTGTACGAAGCATCTGGGAGAGCATACATCCTTTCCGGATTGAGTTCACACTCATGGCAACGAGCAACAGCAAGAGGTGATTCTACTGATAGTTCAAGTCTTGTTCGGGCATACCAGACCCCATCAATGACCCAGATGCTTACTCGATCTCAGGCCATGTTGCTAGGTAGTCCATCAGGCCAGAGGCTTCTTCAGCCTCTGCTGTCGTTCCGATCACAACCAAGCCCAAGGTAA
- the LOC107467906 gene encoding synaptotagmin-3 encodes MGLFGSFLGIIGFVFGIPLGLLVGFFVFVYSETKQVKEPVVRPISELGPHALQELLPEIPLWVKTPDYERVDWLNKFLLDMWPYLDKAICEIIRSTTKPIFAEYIGKYQIKAIEFEELTLGTLPPTICGMKVLETNEKELVMEQVIKWAGNPNIVLNLQVSSLNITVQLVDLQVFAMPRVTLRPLVPTFPCFAKVVVSLLEKPHVDFGMKISGGDIMAIPGLYRFVQETIKKQVASLYLWPQTLEVPILDESTVAIKKPVGILHVNVIRAHKLLKMDLLGSSDPYVKLSLTGDKLPAKKTTVKRKNLNPVWNEKFKLVVKDPQSQVLQLQVFDWDKVGAHDKLGMQLIPLKMLKPYDNKEFTLDLLKDTNINETPSKKPRGQIVVDLTFVPFKEDSNKFGGNSEGYGRKESGIDVVSDDEVQEGAGLLSVIIQEAEEVEGEHHNNPFAVLTFNGEKRKTKVMKKTRHPRWNINIFHLFNEMIILLMQESLGHVEINLNDVVHNGRINDRYHLINSKNGEIHVDIRWKVV; translated from the exons ATGGGTTTGTTCGGCAGTTTCTTGGGGATCATTGGTTTTGTGTTTGGAATCCCTCTTGGCCTATTGGTAGGGTTCTTTGTGTTTGTTTACTCAGAAACCAAACAAGTGAAG GAACCTGTTGTTAGGCCAATCAGTGAATTAGGCCCACATGCATTGCAAGAACTTCTGCCTGAGATTCCTCTTTGGGTGAAGACACCTGATTATGAACGG GTTGATTGGTTAAACAAGTTTTTATTGGATATGTGGCCTTACTTAGACAAG GCAATCTGTGAGATTATTAGAAGCACAACAAAACCGATTTTTGCTGAATACATTGGAAAGTATCAGATTAAAGCAATTGAGTTTGAAGAGTTAACGCTTGGTACTCTTCCCCCAACTATTTGTG GCATGAAAGTCTTAGAAACAAATGAAAAGGAATTGGTCATGGAACAAGTTATCAAATGGGCTGGAAATCCTAACATAGTGTTGAATTTGCAAGTGTCATCGTTGAATATCACAGTTCAG TTGGTTGACTTACAAGTATTTGCAATGCCAAGGGTAACTTTAAGACCTTTAGTTCCTACATTTCCATGTTTTGCAAAGGTTGTGGTATCGTTGCTGGAGAAG CCTCATGTGGATTTTGGGATGAAAATATCAGGAGGAGACATCATGGCAATACCTGGTCTTTATAGATTTGTTCAG GAAACGATTAAAAAACAAGTTGCGAGCCTCTATCTGTGGCCTCAAACACTAGAAGTTCCTATTCTTGACGAATCGAC GGTGGCGATAAAGAAGCCGGTGGGAATATTACACGTGAATGTCATTCGGGCGCATAAGCTTCTGAAGATGGATTTGTTGGGAAGTTCTGATCCTTATGTCAAACTAAGCCTCACTGGGGACAAACTTCCAGCAAAGAAAACCACTGTCAAAAGGAAGAATTTGAATCCTGTGTGGAATGAGAAGTTCAAGCTTGTTGTAAAGGACCCTCAATCTCAAGTTCTCCAATTACAAGTCTTTGACTGGGACAAG GTTGGTGCACATGACAAGCTGGGAATGCAATTAATCCCTCTTAAGATGCTTAAACCTTATGACAACAAAGAATTCACACTTGATTTGCTTAAGGACacaaacataaatgaaactcCAAGTAAGAAGCCAAGAGGGCAAATTGTAGTGGACTTGACATTTGTTCCATTCAAAGAAGATAGTAACAAGTTTGGTGGGAACTCAGAAGGGTATGGAAGAAAGGAAAGTGGAATTGATGTGGTATCTGATGATGAGGTGCAAGAAGGAGCAGGTTTGCTTTCAGTTATAATCCAAGAGGCTGAGGAGGTTGAAGGGGAGCATCACAACAACCCTTTTGCAGTCTTGACTTTTAATGGAGAAAAGAGAAAGACTAAG GTAATGAAGAAAACTCGTCACCCACGTTGGAATATTaacatttttcatctttttaatgaaatgattattttgttaatgCAGGAATCACTGGGGCATGTGGAGATTAACCTGAATGATGTAGTGCACAATGGTCGCATTAATGATAGATACCATCTTATAAATTCAAAGAATGGTGAGATACATGTTGATATACGTTGGAAGGTCgtttaa